The nucleotide window ATCTTCTTCGGGAAAGCAGTACAGTCAGAAAAAATAGATTGGAAACAACACTCATAGTGTACAGCTTATAACTGCTGCAACACGCCCTGCCGGAGAATCTGAATGCTGGCCTCCGCCTCATCGAGGGTAAAATGCCCGAAGCCCAGCCGCATAGCGGTGAGGTTTTTATGCTGATAGAGCAGTGTTTTGGGGATAAACAGATTATTTCTGGAACAGGCCCTGCTCAATTGCAGCAGGTTAAGCGGCTCTTTCCAGCGGGTCCAGACGGCCAGTCCTCCGGCAGGTTTCCTGAAGTCTATAAACTCCTGCAGCTCCCTTTGCAGCACGTCTACAATATGATCCCGCCTTTCCCGGTATATTTTAAGTGACTTTTTCAGATAACGGTGTATCTCTCCCGTCTCAATCATCTCCCCCAATACCTGCTCCATCATTACATCACCCTGCCGGTCGATGATACCCAGGTATTTCCGCATCTCTGTCATCAGGTTTTCCGGTGCTATGATAAAACCGGTCCTGAACCCGGGCACCAGTGATTTACCGAAAGCTCCAATATACACCACCATCCCGCTTTTATCGGCACTGGCCAATGGCAGTACAGGCGCATTGTCATAGTGGAAATCATAATCATAATCATCTTCCAGAATGATAAACCCGAATTCTGCGGCCAGGTTAAGCAGCTCAATTCTTCGTTGAGCCGCCAGCGTAACAGTGGTCGGGTAGTGATGGTGCGGGGTGATATACAGCATGCGGATCGTATGTTTTTCGCAGATGCTGCGAATGGCTTCCACATCGATCCCTTCCTCATCAATGGGTACGGACATGATTTGGGCACCCGATTTCTGGAAAATCATATTGACAGAGAAATAGCTCAGATCTCCGACCAATACGGTATCTCCTGGCGACAGCAGGATCTCGGAGGTGATATACACGCTCATTTCCGTACTCCTGGTGATCAGGATATTATCCTTTGATATATGCAGGCCACGGGTTTGGTTGAGGTAATTGGACAGGTGTTTTTTAAAGAATTCGCTGCCATCGTGATTATAATAACCCAGCCTGCTGCGGTTGCTCTTTCTTTTGAGATGACCACTGTACAGACTGGACAGGTGGTCTACCTGCGTAAGCCGGATATCCGGTGTGCCATCGTTGAACACATATTCACAAGAAGAGTGTTCGAAGGGGTTGTCGAGCAGACTTGACTTTTTAAAAGAGAAACCGGTCTCTTTTGGATAATGCGCCAGCTGATTTTCCTGTGCGATCCTGATCTTCAGGGGCCTGGCATCTATTTTCCCGATGATGAAAGTGCCTTTGTTGGGGCGTGTTTCTATCCAGCCCTGTGTGTCCAGTTCCTCAAACACCGCTACGATGGTATTGCGGTTCACTTCCAGCAGTTCACTAAAGCGTCGGGTACCCGGCAGTTTGGTCCCGGTTACCAGAAAACCGCGCTGGATGGCGTTGATCAACTGGTGGGCAATCTGTAAATAGATGGCCGTACCGGACTGTCGGTCTATCTGAACAAAGCTTTTGTAAGGAACCGGACTACTCATATATCAAAAATAAATCAACAAAAACAGTCCGGCAAATTAACACAAGTCAGCAAAAACACCAACCGGACCAGCAACTATATCAAAACCGGCCCATATCACCAATCCGGCAAGCCGTTACATTTGACTGGAAACAAAGTCGTAAATGGAAGCTTTACTGCAACATATTGTTGGACATGACCACCTGCATGCCAAATGGCTCAACACCCTTTCCTTTATGGAGAATGCCGGAGCCAGAAAGATATCAGCCTGCGAACATCCAAGCCTGGTGGACTTTATCCAGCTTAAACATGCCGCAGAAGAACACCGGCATGCCTATTACCTGAAAAAACAGATTGCCAAAGTCAGCACCGATACCTGCAAAACCTATCAGCTCCA belongs to Chitinophaga sp. HK235 and includes:
- a CDS encoding PLP-dependent aminotransferase family protein, with product MSSPVPYKSFVQIDRQSGTAIYLQIAHQLINAIQRGFLVTGTKLPGTRRFSELLEVNRNTIVAVFEELDTQGWIETRPNKGTFIIGKIDARPLKIRIAQENQLAHYPKETGFSFKKSSLLDNPFEHSSCEYVFNDGTPDIRLTQVDHLSSLYSGHLKRKSNRSRLGYYNHDGSEFFKKHLSNYLNQTRGLHISKDNILITRSTEMSVYITSEILLSPGDTVLVGDLSYFSVNMIFQKSGAQIMSVPIDEEGIDVEAIRSICEKHTIRMLYITPHHHYPTTVTLAAQRRIELLNLAAEFGFIILEDDYDYDFHYDNAPVLPLASADKSGMVVYIGAFGKSLVPGFRTGFIIAPENLMTEMRKYLGIIDRQGDVMMEQVLGEMIETGEIHRYLKKSLKIYRERRDHIVDVLQRELQEFIDFRKPAGGLAVWTRWKEPLNLLQLSRACSRNNLFIPKTLLYQHKNLTAMRLGFGHFTLDEAEASIQILRQGVLQQL